The proteins below come from a single Xiphophorus hellerii strain 12219 chromosome 14, Xiphophorus_hellerii-4.1, whole genome shotgun sequence genomic window:
- the LOC116733436 gene encoding N-acylneuraminate cytidylyltransferase-like → MAARKQEEAGSLKYPGIGHVAALILARGGSKDIPLKDIKPLAGVPLVGWVLRAAIDSEEFDSVWVSTDHDEIEKVAKSWGAKVHRRSEKVSRDDSTSLEIIQEFLKENPEVAVVCNIQATSPCLHPSHIKKALKKITEDGHDSIFSVVRKRHFRWKEVKKGSFTEPENLNPAKRPRRQDWNGELIENGSFYFATRDLIMKEGRLQGGRVAYFEMEPQHSVDIEVDIDWPVAEQRVLRYGYFGRRVTVHPRLMFCEISGCLTKGRGHLSGSLDRPGVSFAGGPCDTDSEASSSKSRDTEGFSVSIHSRDTEGFSVSIHSRDIEGLRKLQKDDVEVVLVISKEDVALQCPLKMTTDCEVMLVGKDPLKDVQSMVEKKKLDWNDVAYMGCQAASARCLQLAGLSAAPADAQPDAISAGKFPCKHGGGAGAVREFAEYVLLQNQKARLQKQKAVPCGHGNKVDHEGKKRQETSLLV, encoded by the exons ATGGCTGCCcgaaaacaagaagaagctgGGAGCCTGAAGTATCCTGGGATCGGACACGTAGCGGCTCTGATTCTGGCAAGAGGCGGAAGCAAAGACATCCCGCTGAAGGACATCAAGCCGCTGGCCGGGGTTCCTCTGGTCGGCTGGGTGCTGAGAGCCGCCATCGACTCGGAAGAGTTTGACAG tgtttGGGTGTCAACAGACCACGATGAGATTGAAAAAGTTGCAAAATCCTGGGGGGCCAAAGTCCACCGGAGGAGCGAAAAAGTCTCCAGGGACGACTCCACTTCCTTGGAGATAATTCAGGAGTTTCTCAAGGAAAATCCAG AGGTGGCAGTGGTCTGTAACATCCAGGCTACGTCTCCGTGTCTCCATCCATCTCACATAAAGAAGGCCCTGAAGAAGATCACAGAGGACGGACACGACTCCATCTTCTCCGTGGTCCGGAAACGCCATTTCCGCTGGAAGGAGGTCAAGAAAGGAA GTTTCACTGAGCCGGAGAATCTGAACCCTGCGAAGCGTCCAAGACGACAGGACTGGAACGGAGAGCTGATTGAGAACGGTTCATTTTACTTCGCCACCAGAGACCTCATCATGAAGGAAGGACGGCTGCAG GGCGGTCGGGTCGCCTACTTTGAGATGGAGCCGCAGCACAGCGTGGACATCGAGGTGGACATCGACTGGCCTGTGGCAGAGCAGAGAGTACTCAG GTACGGTTACTTTGGCCGGAGAGTAACCGTACACCCCAGACTGATGTTCTGTGAAATTTCCGGATGTTTGACCAAAGGACGGGGCCACTTGTCTGGGTCCCTGGACAGGCCTGGAGTGTCCTTTGCTGGTGGCCCGTGTGACACTGATTCTGAAGCGTCCTCTTCTAAGAGCAGAGACACAGAAGGATTCAGTGTCTCCATCCACAGCAGAGACACAGAAGGATTCAGTGTCTCCATCCACAGCAGAGACATAGAAGGACTCAGGAAGCTGCAGAAAGACGATGTGGAG GTGGTGCTGGTGATCTCCAAGGAGGACGTCGCGCTCCAATGTCCTCTGAAGATGACAACAGACTGTGAAGTGATGTTAGTTGGAAAGGATCCACTAAAAGATGTGCAGTCGATggtggagaagaagaagctggaCTGGAACGATGTGGCTTACATGG GCTGTCAAGCAGCGTCTGCCAGATGTCTGCAGCTGGCGGGCCTGAGTGCGGCGCCGGCGGATGCCCAGCCCGACGCCATCAGTGCTGGCAAGTTTCCCTGCAAGCATGGCGGCGGGGCTGGCGCTGTGCGGGAGTTCGCTGAATACGTCCTGCTCCAGAATCAGAAGGCCAGGCTCCAAAAGCAGAAGGCAGTGCCCTGCGGCCACGGCAACAAAGTGGATCATGAAGGCAAAAAACGCCAAGAAACGTCTTTACTTGTTTAA